TCTTTTCCCTATTCTTATTGCCTTTTTTAAACCGGTTCATTTACCAGAATACTTATTAGGGTTTGTAATTGGAATGTTATTTACATTTGGAGGAATACTACCAATTATAATCGGGACGGTATTATTGATATTATGCTTTTTGGTAAATAGTTTAATACGAATTCTTAAAAATTTATTTTCATCAAAATCTGATTGAATAAAATGAACAAAACACGGATTAGTAAAATAGAAATAAAAACGTTTACTAACAAGATATATGCAGTCACGTTAAAAAAATATACTACTTATCACAAACACCTTTTTTAGGTGTTTTTTTATGTCAAAATTTAAGTAATTGAACATTAAAAATACTGTAAGTTTTCTGATCCTTAAAACTGAAAAATTCATTCACATAATTGAGGTAAGTTAAAAAAATTGCAATTTTCATAAGGGTATAATTAATTCATTAAGTTTGTACAAAACATATGATTACTATGTTATCTATATCCATCTCATATAAGATGTACAGTTGCCTTAGCAACTATATAACACTGTTGTGTTTTATGCACAAATTATTAAATATTTAAAACAAACAGAAACGTAAATTATATTAAGAAAAATGATTAAATCTTTCAAAAAATCTATAAATACAGAAGATATTGTACAGGTAATAATTGGGGCCTCAGCATTGACTGTTCCTGTAGCATTCTCAGAAGAATCTTGGAGGCTTAGTGAAACGTTACCTTTATTTAACGTAATTCTACTTGTTTTTTTATCGTTATCATTTATAAGTTTATACTCTATTCAAGGAATATTTCAAGGGCAAATAAAAAACAGATTATCCCATTTCATTTTTCGGATCATAATTGATTATGGAGTTGCTCTTATTATCGTTTTTATTGTTCTATTTGCACTTAACAGAATGCCCATTTTAGAAGACCCGATAATTGCTTTGAAAAGAATAATCATACTTGGTTTTCCTGCATCTATGGGAGGAGTCATTGTTGATGGGTTTGATAAAGAATAATTAGATATTGATTAATGTTTATTTGTTTCGAAAATGAAAAAAGAAGAGGAAAGTATAACAACGATTATAATTAATTTCTTGGGTATGTGTACTCGAAAAATCGTACAGATTTTCTCTACGTTCGGTTACCTTTAAACCGTACAACGAAATCATATACAATAACCTTATAAAATAATACTTACCACGAACACCTTTTTTAAGGTGTTTTTTTATGTCAAAAATTAAAGTAAATGAATATTAAAATAAGTGTAGTTAATTAAAGTTGCCAAAACCACAAAGAGGCACGAAATAACTGTTGATTTTATGAAAATCTATAGTAGTAACTATTTCAGCTAAGAGAACGAAAAAAACATTAAAAGTAGAACTCCCGAAAGAGTTCTACATTAATCTAAATTACTAGTCATAACCCTTCCAAATTATGAGTGAGCAAAACTATATAATCAAAAAGAATAATGATGAAAAAAAACCATAAAATAAGTAAGGTAAAAACGTGAAATACATATTAATTAAACTGTAGTTAAAAGATATGAAAAAAGCTCCAAAAGGAGCTTGTAATCAATTCAAATAATATAGGTATGTTGTTATATAAGGGAATTATTAAAAGAGGACAAAATAATTCTTACACTTTTGTGAAACAGTTATTTATGTTAGGTCGAATATAAATTAAATAAGAGCTCATTTCTGAACTCTTATTTATTAATAAAAGCTTTTATCCCCATAAAGAAAGCTCTTTATATTTAATATTTTCAAAATTAAATAATTAAGGATAAGTATATAGAAAAAAAACCATAAAATAAGTAAGGTAAAAACGTAAAATACATATTAATAAAACTGTAGTTAAATAATGTAATAATTGGTGGTTAAAAATGAATTGATGTTAATAAAAGCAAAGATTTAATCTAAAGGTATTAGCAAATGCAAGACCGAAATATTTATAATTTTCTTTTGAAATTTATCAAAAATTCATGTATCAATTTTATACATGAAGTAATCATGAGAAAAGGGGGGCATACTAATTAGGGGAGCAATAAGGTATAAGTTTAAATAATTTTATACGATCAAAACTATATGTAACTCCTGATTCTATTTGAATTTTAAACATTATATAAAATGATACAATTAATATTAAAAAAGTAGGTATGAGACTACAAGATAGTGTAAGAATTAGTGGTGGGTTTTTGGGAGGATACATGATGATTATCTCAAATACATTTCTAAAATACCAAGTGAACATTCAGAAATAGTTGAACGGATGTATTTATTAGAGCAATGATTAAAAAGAAAAGAAGCTGTCCTTTTGGATAACTTCTTTTTTATATAAAATCAAAAGTATCTAAATGTTTCTTTTTAGTGACC
This genomic stretch from Tenacibaculum sp. Bg11-29 harbors:
- a CDS encoding DUF2391 family protein — encoded protein: MIKSFKKSINTEDIVQVIIGASALTVPVAFSEESWRLSETLPLFNVILLVFLSLSFISLYSIQGIFQGQIKNRLSHFIFRIIIDYGVALIIVFIVLFALNRMPILEDPIIALKRIIILGFPASMGGVIVDGFDKE